ACCTGCAGCGCCACCTCTGAGACGTATTCAGAGAGCAGGGGGCCAACAGCCGATAGAGCAGTGGTGAGGAGCAGCGATACGAGCAGCAAAAAACCAAGCGAAAGCACTCCCGCCAGTGATATTCCATAGATCCGAAGAAAACTCCAAATCCCGGAACTGGCCGGAGCTTTTACGCCCCAAACAGTATTCAAGGCGTCTTTGAGCTGAACGACAACTCCAATTGCGGCATATATCAACGCGCCAGTCGCTATGATAGTGGCGAAAACTCCTCCGGTTGGTTTTCCCGCCATCAGCAGCATCTGCTGGACGCCTTTAGCGCCCTCATCGCCTATAAGGCTTGACAGCTGTTGACTTACCTGTCCGCGGACTGCTGCCTCGCCAAAAACCAGCCCCGCAACGGCAATCGCAATTACCATCAATGGTCCTATCGAGAAGAGCGAATAGTAGGCCAGGGCTGCACCCAGGGTTGACACTTTGTGCGCCATCCATCCTGACGCCGCATCCCTCAAGAGGGACCACCATGCTCGCGGGTTGATCAACAGTCCGCTGGAATACCGAAGCTCGTGCGTTCGATCGGCAGGTGGTTGGGCAGGTGAATCGGGGGGAAGACCTCGTCTTGCCTTCAAGTTAGCGATTCCAGAAACGAAGCTGCCAACCACTATACTCACCGCACGGATTGAGTACTCAGCGAGCTTTGAGCGACCGGAAGTAGCACTGGAGCGGCGGCGCATTTCTCAGGCCTTTGTTACGCAGGGAACTAAGTGTCCGGCCCTCTGATTTGTTCCGGGATCCCGGAGGATGACTCCGCGCTGGTGGAGCTCACAGAGGGTAGGAGACGACGCCACTCCTTCCAGCCTGCATGAGCCACGGCGCGCATCCCGGCCGATCTCATTGCGGGAAAAAGCTAGAAATCTCCCTCGAACGCAGTATAACCACGGAACACATTCTCGCCTCATACGTTTCCCTAGCGAAATAGGCACTTCTACCATTGAGGGGATAAACGTGAAGCGAACCCTCGCTGCTCTCCTTATTTGTGCCTTTGCAACGCCGATCTCCATTCTATCGACGAATGCCGCGGAAGCGCAAACCGGCATGGCCTCCTATTACAAGTCCGGCAAGCGGACCGCCAATGGCGAAACATTCGATCCCAACGGGTATACAGCGGCGCATCGCTCGTTGAAATTCGGTACACGAGTGCGCGTCACCAATCTGCTCAATGGCCGCTCAGTGATCGTACGTATCAATGACCGCGGTCCGTTTGTTCGCGGCCGCATCATCGATCTGGCCTATGCTGCGGCGAAAGCCGTGGGCCTGCATGATTCAGGCGTCGCCAAGGTAGAGGTCGCTTTACTCAACTAACCTACACGACGGGCGTTCCGACGATATCGCTTTTGGGCGAGATAGCGCAGAAGCCTTGGTAAAGTCATTGCGTTGAGAATCCGGTCTGCCGGAATGCCGCCTTTACGCGCCATTTCGACGCCCCAATGCATATGATCAAGCTCACGGATGGAATGGGCATCCGGGTTAATACTGAAGATGCAACCGTAACCTAGCGCGTTTTCGTGCCAACGCCAATCGAGATCGAGCCGCCACGGATGAGCATTGATTTCGACGGCAACGCCGCATTCGCCGCAGGCCTTCAATATCTTGTCGATGTCGACCTCATAGCCGGGGCGGCGCAGGAGCTGGCGACCGGTCATATGACCCAGGATCGTCGTGTGCGGGTTCTTAATCGCCTTGAGGATCCGATCCGTCTGCTCCTGTTTCGGTATCTTGAAGCGGCTATGCACGCTTGCAACGACGAAGTCGAAACTATCCAAAATGCGGCTTGGGTAATCGAGCGAGCCGTCAGCCAAGATGTCCGCCTCAATTCCTTTCAGTATACGGAATGACTTACCAAAGCGCTTGTTCAGCTCGTCTGCCTCGCCGTGCTGCTCGGCGATCTCGTCCAAGGAAAGCCCCCCTGCGTAGTGCGCCGATTGTGAGTGATCGGCCACGCCGAAATACTGGTAGCCGCGCTGCCGCGTCGTTTCAGCCATTGTCTCTAGGGTCTCGGTGCCGTCAGACCTCGTTGTGTGGCAGTGAAGGATGCCGCGCAGATCTTTGTCCCGGACAAGCCGTGGCAGAGCGTGTTTTGCGGCTTTCTCTATCTCGTTGCGGCCTTCGCGGAGTTCCGGTTCAATGAAGGGCAGGGCCAGGGCTTCGTAGATATCTTCCTCTGTCGCCGAAGCAACAAGCTTCTTGCCCCGATATAGTCCGTCCGGTGTTAGGTCATAGCCTTTATCGCGCGCGAATGTTTGCAGTTGTTGAAGATGCGCGGAAGAGCCGGTCGCGGTGAGTAACTTTGCGCCGAAATGCTTTTTGTCGGTAACAACTAGATTCAGACTTCCAGAAGCAGCATGGTCCGGCGATGCGTCTTTAGCCTGCGCGACCAGCGCGAGATCGGAAACAAGCTCGCATCCCCTGCGGAAATCGCCAGCGATCTCGATGCGGGAATATTCTGGATGCTCGTGCTTCACGGCAGACACCGCATGCTCAAGTAACGCAGCTGCCTTATGCAGATGGAGCTGCGTCTCGCCGCCGCGGGCGATGGAGAGATTCTGCAGGATTTTCGTTTGAAGCCCGGCTCCTAGACCCTTGACCCCGCGGATTCGATCTTCCGTTGCCGCAGCCTCAAGCTCGGCAAGCGAGGTAATACCGAGATCCTGATAGAGCTTGAGGATCTTATCAGGACGAAGGCCGGGGACCGCAAAAAGCTCGAGAACGTCGGCCGGTACATCCTTTCGAAGCTTCTCAAGGCTCGGATGCGATCCTGTCCGGTGAAGCTTCGTTACGAAGTCTGCAATGGCATCGCCGACACCGGGTATTTCCGTGAGCCTACCGGCTGCGATGATGCGATCGAGCGGTTGGGAAAGAGCCGAAAGGCTGTCTGCTGCGCGCAGATAGGCGTTAGCCCGGTACGGGTTGCCGCCCCCCAAAGATACTCTCTGCGCGTATTCCCTGAGAAGCCTGGCGACGGTCTGAGTATCGGTTTTCGGCATGGTTTTTGTCCAACGGTGCGCATTGCCCCCGGTTCCCGCAGACGCACTCGGTGCCCTATGCCATGGTGTGGGCCGGGTATGTATGGAGACTTGCGGATATGGGCTACCTGGATAGCTTCCGAACGAGATTGGTTGTCCTGAAAGCAATTGCACGGAACTTTACTCCCGTCGCAGGACATCACCAATATTTTGCAGATTTCCCCCGGGGATGAGCGACCACATCAGCGAGAATTGTCGTTTTGCTTCCAGACGATTAGTGCGCTCCAGTTATAGACCCCAGGTGCAGAAGTGCTCTCGCCGCTAACATTCTCACCAAGAACATTGCCACTAGGAGATTCGACATGCTTAAAATAGCTATTGATTGTGGAGAGAATTTTTCCGTCGGATTTTTCGACGAAGCGAGCATTAATTCCCTTTGATGGGTCGTTGCCACTTACCCATTCAGTCTCGTACCAGTGCTTGGTTCCATCAAAGTCGACATGCGACATCTCAACGACCGAGCGCGGATCGGCTGCAGACCCCGCATGGAACCGAAGCGATCGATGCATCCCCGTTGCGACCATTTGATCGAACCTTCCGCCGACTGAATTCTGCTCCACATGAAAGGGGCTATAGGTTCCCACAAAACTCGGGTACCCAAACATCATCGGCTGAGGGTTGGGATCAGGCCGGAAGATCCTCACATCCGCAACGTAACCGGTCCGGTCCTCTCCCAAAGGGTTTTTTGGGGCTTCATACGTGCCCAAGGGTGCGCGACCCATCTTCGCCGGTTCTTGGCCGAGAGCCTGCTCTCGGGTGTCTCCACTGGAGTAGGTCACCCAGAGGAAATGACTGACGTCGGATGACTCCTTGAAGACACTTGCGAGCAGGTTCGTCGTCTTCGGCGCATCGAAATAGATCTTAACGGCGACCCACGAGCCTTGTGACGTGAGCTCTCTGACGATCGGCTCGATCTTCTTGACGGCTTCCTCGGCCTTTTGGTGCTCGTAGTTCTCCAGATTTTGGACTTGTCCTTGGTGAATCATCATGGCGGCGCCACCAACCGCGCCCGTGGTGGCCTCCTGGCCGCTCGCGGCAGAGGATTGGAAGGCCCCTCGGCTGATTTCAGGTAGGGGAGGTGGCGCCTTCGCTGACGGTTTTTCCGCACCCGTCGTGGCCTTCTGGCTCGCCGTAGCAGACGATTGAACGCCTCCTCGGCTGGTTTCAGGCCCGGGAGGTGGCGACGTCGGTGGCGACCTTTCTCCCGATCCGGGCTCCTTGGGAGTGATGGTTCCGCTTACAGTGACGGCAGCCGGGCTGGTGACCGACACGGGGTTCTCGGCGATGTAGAGCGACCGGGTGACCCTAACGCCCTCGGTCAAAGGGCCGCAGTGTTCACACCGGACGGCGGTTTCGAACCGCCGGCTCTCTTGCAGCCATACATTGTGCAGCTCGAACGTTGGCAAGTCCTGGGCGGCCACGAGCCTTTGGGTCGCGGCTTCGCGCGCTGTGATCGCGTCGTTGAGAGCAATGACCTCCGCATGGCCGCCGGGCACGATGTCGTGAACGATTTTGAATTGACCCGTGCCCGCACGCTGGATGTGCGCGAGCAGCCTCTGGTTCATGAGTTCGGTGAGTGGCCTCGAAATGCCCGTGTTGAACGCGACGAAAATGCGCCCCGACACATCATCGCGAACCACCGATAGAACCGGGCCACCGGGAAAGTTTTGATTAATCTGGTGCTGTCCCAAAGCCAGCCTGGCAAGTCTTTGCGCGATAATCTCCAGAGATTCCCTTGGCGGGGGATTCGGCGGTCCTCTGACCGGGGCTCGACGCACCGTCGTTTCCGAAGCGGGCGCCGATTGCTGGACGACATGCGCCAATTCGTGCGCGAGCAGCGCTCGATCCCCGCCGGACTGTACGTCGGCGAATACGATGTGCCGGCCCACCGTATAGGCACGCGCGCCGACCGCGCGGGCGGAGTCACCGGCATGCGCTTCGGTGTGCAAGCGAACCTGCGAAAAATCACGGCCGAAGCGCGGCTCGAAGTAAGAGCGCCACGCGTCGCTCAATGGGCGGCCGGGTGAACGAAGCACATCGCGGACTATCGCGGGCGCGTCGGTGACGCCCGCTTCGGCCCTTTCCGCAACCTTTCTCTGAAGCCGCTTCTCTTCTTCTTCGCACTCAGCACACTTACGGCTGAGGACAGGCGGCGCGGGGGTGACGGTTAATTTGGAGGCAGGCATACTCGTCACCTGCTCGGCGGCGTGATCCGCCTCCTGTTCGAGGGGATCATCGAGCGTGCCGACGGCGAGTTTTCGCTGGAGGGAACCGGGCAAAGAGGGCGTCAGCCTGGGCAACTGCGGTTCTTGTTCCGACGATTGAACCGGCGCTTGGACAGGGGCCGGGCGCGAAACTCGGCTGTTACGCATAGCAGCGGTGGGGGATTCGGGCTTCATCATCAGGGGAGCAAACATGCCATCGTCCTCTCCGATAACGCTCGATCTAGCGCCCGCTTAACGAGGCAAGTCAAGATATATTCCCTGCATCGCATCCCGTCCAAGATTCGGGTCTCCTCGTCACAACGCCGAGTGTCCGACCTTCGGTGCCGCCCCCTTTATGCAGTTTCCCAAGCTTGCGAAAGCCACTCGTGGCGATTTCGCATCATCCGAACGAGGACGATAACAGCCGGCCCTTACAAGCCATTTTGATTGACGGAACCCTTGATTTGTTAGTCACTATTAGCGGCGGCCATGGGTCAATACGGCAAAGAAAAGCGTGCATGCCGCAATCCCTCAATGTCGCATGCCATTGTGGATACATCCAACTTGTTCCGTCTGTGTGAAGACTGGCACGACGCCTTTCTGGCGATCGTTATGGGGAGGGCAGCACTTCTGTCGTATCTGTGGCATTGCAATAGTCCGAACCT
This genomic stretch from Nordella sp. HKS 07 harbors:
- a CDS encoding YihY/virulence factor BrkB family protein, which translates into the protein MAHKVSTLGAALAYYSLFSIGPLMVIAIAVAGLVFGEAAVRGQVSQQLSSLIGDEGAKGVQQMLLMAGKPTGGVFATIIATGALIYAAIGVVVQLKDALNTVWGVKAPASSGIWSFLRIYGISLAGVLSLGFLLLVSLLLTTALSAVGPLLSEYVSEVALQVAGFAISFTLTTVLFAMMFKWLPDIEIEWRVVVPGGLLTAALFEIGKLLIGLYIGKQGLESTYGAAASFVVVLIWVYYSAQLVLFGAEFTRAYAQKMRPRRVGRTETA
- a CDS encoding septal ring lytic transglycosylase RlpA family protein — protein: MKRTLAALLICAFATPISILSTNAAEAQTGMASYYKSGKRTANGETFDPNGYTAAHRSLKFGTRVRVTNLLNGRSVIVRINDRGPFVRGRIIDLAYAAAKAVGLHDSGVAKVEVALLN
- a CDS encoding DNA polymerase/3'-5' exonuclease PolX yields the protein MPKTDTQTVARLLREYAQRVSLGGGNPYRANAYLRAADSLSALSQPLDRIIAAGRLTEIPGVGDAIADFVTKLHRTGSHPSLEKLRKDVPADVLELFAVPGLRPDKILKLYQDLGITSLAELEAAATEDRIRGVKGLGAGLQTKILQNLSIARGGETQLHLHKAAALLEHAVSAVKHEHPEYSRIEIAGDFRRGCELVSDLALVAQAKDASPDHAASGSLNLVVTDKKHFGAKLLTATGSSAHLQQLQTFARDKGYDLTPDGLYRGKKLVASATEEDIYEALALPFIEPELREGRNEIEKAAKHALPRLVRDKDLRGILHCHTTRSDGTETLETMAETTRQRGYQYFGVADHSQSAHYAGGLSLDEIAEQHGEADELNKRFGKSFRILKGIEADILADGSLDYPSRILDSFDFVVASVHSRFKIPKQEQTDRILKAIKNPHTTILGHMTGRQLLRRPGYEVDIDKILKACGECGVAVEINAHPWRLDLDWRWHENALGYGCIFSINPDAHSIRELDHMHWGVEMARKGGIPADRILNAMTLPRLLRYLAQKRYRRNARRVG
- a CDS encoding DUF4157 domain-containing protein; this encodes MFAPLMMKPESPTAAMRNSRVSRPAPVQAPVQSSEQEPQLPRLTPSLPGSLQRKLAVGTLDDPLEQEADHAAEQVTSMPASKLTVTPAPPVLSRKCAECEEEEKRLQRKVAERAEAGVTDAPAIVRDVLRSPGRPLSDAWRSYFEPRFGRDFSQVRLHTEAHAGDSARAVGARAYTVGRHIVFADVQSGGDRALLAHELAHVVQQSAPASETTVRRAPVRGPPNPPPRESLEIIAQRLARLALGQHQINQNFPGGPVLSVVRDDVSGRIFVAFNTGISRPLTELMNQRLLAHIQRAGTGQFKIVHDIVPGGHAEVIALNDAITAREAATQRLVAAQDLPTFELHNVWLQESRRFETAVRCEHCGPLTEGVRVTRSLYIAENPVSVTSPAAVTVSGTITPKEPGSGERSPPTSPPPGPETSRGGVQSSATASQKATTGAEKPSAKAPPPLPEISRGAFQSSAASGQEATTGAVGGAAMMIHQGQVQNLENYEHQKAEEAVKKIEPIVRELTSQGSWVAVKIYFDAPKTTNLLASVFKESSDVSHFLWVTYSSGDTREQALGQEPAKMGRAPLGTYEAPKNPLGEDRTGYVADVRIFRPDPNPQPMMFGYPSFVGTYSPFHVEQNSVGGRFDQMVATGMHRSLRFHAGSAADPRSVVEMSHVDFDGTKHWYETEWVSGNDPSKGINARFVEKSDGKILSTINSYFKHVESPSGNVLGENVSGESTSAPGVYNWSALIVWKQNDNSR